A window of Deinococcus cellulosilyticus NBRC 106333 = KACC 11606 contains these coding sequences:
- a CDS encoding ABC-F family ATP-binding cassette domain-containing protein — MGTLLQLTDLHYETERKLLFEIPALSISSGDKIALMGLNGSGKTTLFNLLTGRLKPQSGVMWQTEGLKITYLEQNPTLPEQLTVMEAVRVFNPHVVQEQELRSLETQLTEKPELLDRWDELHQQYEREGGYTYEHRAKSILFVLSLGDKLDQPLGTLSGGEKTRFALALSLLDTGDLLLLDEPTNHLDIRMREWLEHRIKRSKQAVIVVSHDRTLLDQVAQKSWYIDQQTVQVYPGGFSKTRMERAIQRKTLQRLHQQTLQEKMRLTEVADQQSMWGAKPNPIRSRVEHISEIDAPQKEREIQMFFSAGDARAPMLLWGRNLAMRYGERDVLKQADLKVRKGDRIMLVAPNGTGKTTLMEILLGKRYATDPQAEVRYYTTRFNYLDQEHHGLLEEETLKEQLTRVYQERTARTLLGQYGLGWAWEKTPAELSGGERVRAGLALIAHSKADLLFLDEPTNHLDIETLESLERALNSFQGACIIITHDRMFAQNVGNRFWTIEEGVLKEYSSLTRTGPLDPFRELAGDPPPPPPPPSLDERVVEMEDRMQEISKLLLTELTQREEGRLHSEQHQLQQMLYELYAEKYRQPNYDHLIVDSGLKIISDRQEAGITFTALNAPGCPGLIFQDAKLEFTADSAELWFRKSLIRAALILLFERYRETRVKLPEGQEYARKDYLRDNYIQN, encoded by the coding sequence ATGGGAACACTGCTTCAGCTCACAGATCTGCATTATGAAACCGAACGGAAGCTGCTGTTCGAGATTCCTGCACTCAGCATTTCATCTGGTGACAAAATTGCCCTGATGGGCCTCAATGGTTCTGGTAAAACCACCTTGTTTAACCTACTGACAGGCCGCCTGAAACCCCAGAGTGGCGTGATGTGGCAAACTGAGGGCCTCAAAATCACTTATCTGGAACAGAATCCAACCCTGCCCGAACAGCTCACCGTGATGGAAGCTGTTCGGGTTTTCAATCCGCATGTGGTGCAGGAGCAGGAACTGAGAAGTCTGGAAACCCAGCTGACCGAAAAACCCGAGCTTCTGGACCGCTGGGATGAACTTCACCAGCAGTACGAGCGTGAAGGCGGGTACACCTACGAGCACCGTGCAAAGAGCATCCTCTTTGTCCTGAGTCTGGGAGACAAACTGGACCAGCCACTGGGAACCCTCTCAGGAGGCGAAAAGACCCGTTTTGCGCTGGCCCTGAGCCTGCTGGATACGGGAGACCTGCTCTTGCTGGATGAACCCACCAACCACCTGGACATCCGCATGCGGGAATGGCTGGAGCACCGAATCAAACGCAGCAAACAGGCAGTGATTGTGGTCTCGCACGACCGCACCCTGCTGGATCAGGTGGCACAGAAGAGCTGGTACATCGACCAGCAGACTGTTCAGGTGTATCCGGGAGGGTTCAGCAAGACCCGCATGGAACGGGCCATCCAGCGCAAGACCCTGCAAAGGCTTCACCAGCAGACCTTGCAGGAGAAAATGCGCCTGACCGAGGTGGCAGATCAACAGAGCATGTGGGGAGCCAAACCCAACCCCATCCGCAGCAGGGTGGAGCACATCTCTGAGATTGACGCTCCACAGAAAGAACGCGAAATCCAGATGTTTTTCAGTGCTGGAGATGCCAGAGCACCAATGCTTTTGTGGGGCCGCAATCTGGCGATGCGGTACGGAGAGCGTGACGTCCTGAAGCAGGCCGACCTGAAGGTGCGCAAGGGGGACCGCATCATGCTGGTGGCCCCCAATGGCACCGGGAAGACCACACTGATGGAAATCCTGCTGGGCAAGCGGTACGCCACAGATCCCCAGGCAGAAGTGCGGTACTACACCACCCGTTTCAACTATCTGGATCAGGAACACCACGGACTGCTGGAAGAAGAGACCCTGAAAGAACAGCTGACCAGGGTGTACCAAGAGCGTACGGCCCGTACACTGCTGGGACAGTACGGCCTGGGCTGGGCGTGGGAAAAAACCCCTGCAGAACTCTCAGGAGGGGAGCGGGTCCGGGCAGGTCTGGCCCTGATTGCCCACTCCAAAGCAGATTTGCTCTTTCTGGACGAACCCACCAACCACCTGGACATTGAAACCCTGGAATCCCTGGAAAGGGCTTTAAACAGTTTTCAGGGGGCCTGCATCATCATCACCCACGACCGGATGTTTGCCCAGAACGTTGGGAACCGCTTCTGGACCATTGAGGAGGGTGTGCTGAAGGAATACAGCAGCCTGACCCGCACAGGGCCTCTGGACCCTTTCAGAGAACTGGCGGGAGATCCTCCTCCTCCACCTCCGCCTCCATCTCTGGATGAACGTGTTGTGGAGATGGAAGACCGCATGCAGGAGATCTCGAAACTGCTGCTGACCGAACTGACACAGCGAGAAGAAGGCAGGCTGCACTCCGAGCAGCATCAATTGCAGCAGATGCTGTACGAACTGTACGCCGAGAAGTACAGGCAGCCCAATTATGACCATCTGATTGTGGATTCGGGCTTGAAAATCATCTCGGACAGGCAAGAGGCAGGAATCACCTTCACTGCGCTCAATGCTCCTGGGTGTCCAGGTTTGATTTTTCAGGATGCAAAGCTGGAGTTTACTGCAGATTCAGCAGAACTCTGGTTCAGAAAGAGCCTGATCAGGGCAGCTCTCATCCTGTTGTTCGAGAGGTACAGGGAGACGAGGGTGAAGCTGCCAGAAGGTCAAGAGTATGCTCGCAAGGATTATTTGAGGGACAATTATATTCAGAATTGA
- the aceF gene encoding dihydrolipoyllysine-residue acetyltransferase has product MATEVKLPEVGDNIASATVVNVLVKVGDTVALNQPIIEIETDKAVVEVPSDAAGTVKEIKVNTGDNVPVGNVILVLEGEGAGGVAAPSTQTDQTSSTSPQAEPESSLVPQPAATSAAPAAGATEVKLPEVGDNISSATVVNVLVKAGDTISKDQPIVEIETDKAVVEVPSDAAGTVKEIRVKAGDSVPVGGVLLVLEGGAGGASAPAAPKAEAPRQEAPKAQPQQSNQGSPTQAPGSHVAQNEGPKAAPALLAVNGRQVAHAAPSVRRLARELGVDINTVGGTGIAGRISEEDVRRTAGSPTVAAPAAASQAQPAAQAAPAVQAQPLPDFSKWGNIRKEDFNGVRKATVRSMANAWASVPMVTHFDKADITVMEQVRKSFGARVEKAGGKLTMTAILMKVVANALRKFPKFAAAIDVANGQVIFRDYINLGVAVDTPSGLLVPVIKDVDRKSITEISVELGEIAGKARDRKLKPDEMAGGVFNISNLGGIGGYGFTPIVNPPDVAILGVSRSAFEPVWNKDKGEFEPRFLMPLSLSYDHRLIDGADAARFVRYICESLEDPFLISL; this is encoded by the coding sequence GTGGCTACTGAAGTGAAACTCCCCGAGGTGGGCGACAACATTGCGTCTGCTACCGTGGTCAATGTGCTGGTCAAAGTCGGCGACACCGTGGCGCTCAACCAGCCCATCATTGAAATTGAAACCGACAAGGCCGTTGTGGAAGTCCCCAGCGACGCTGCCGGAACCGTCAAAGAAATCAAAGTGAACACCGGAGACAACGTGCCCGTGGGCAACGTCATTCTGGTGCTCGAAGGCGAAGGTGCAGGTGGCGTCGCCGCTCCCTCCACCCAGACCGACCAGACCTCCAGCACGTCCCCCCAGGCTGAGCCTGAGAGTTCCCTGGTGCCCCAGCCTGCTGCGACGAGCGCTGCTCCTGCAGCTGGCGCAACTGAAGTGAAACTCCCCGAAGTGGGCGACAACATCAGCTCTGCCACTGTGGTGAACGTGCTGGTCAAAGCAGGGGACACCATCTCCAAAGACCAGCCCATTGTCGAGATTGAAACCGACAAAGCTGTGGTGGAAGTCCCCAGTGACGCTGCCGGCACCGTCAAAGAGATCCGTGTGAAAGCTGGCGACAGCGTTCCCGTGGGCGGCGTGCTGCTGGTTCTGGAAGGTGGTGCAGGTGGAGCAAGTGCTCCTGCTGCCCCCAAAGCGGAAGCCCCCAGACAGGAAGCTCCCAAAGCTCAACCCCAGCAGTCCAACCAGGGATCACCCACCCAGGCACCTGGCAGCCATGTGGCCCAGAACGAAGGTCCCAAAGCTGCACCTGCTCTGCTGGCCGTGAATGGCCGTCAGGTGGCCCACGCTGCTCCCAGCGTGCGCAGACTGGCCCGCGAACTCGGTGTGGACATCAACACCGTGGGTGGCACCGGCATCGCAGGCCGCATCTCTGAAGAAGATGTGCGCCGCACTGCTGGAAGCCCAACCGTTGCTGCTCCTGCTGCCGCTTCTCAGGCCCAGCCTGCTGCCCAGGCTGCACCTGCAGTTCAGGCACAGCCGCTTCCCGACTTCAGCAAGTGGGGCAACATCCGCAAGGAAGACTTCAACGGGGTCCGCAAGGCCACCGTGCGCAGCATGGCCAATGCCTGGGCCTCTGTCCCAATGGTCACCCACTTCGACAAGGCAGACATCACCGTCATGGAGCAGGTCCGCAAGTCCTTTGGGGCCCGTGTGGAAAAAGCCGGTGGCAAGCTGACCATGACTGCCATCCTGATGAAGGTCGTGGCCAATGCGCTGCGCAAGTTCCCCAAGTTTGCTGCAGCCATCGACGTTGCAAACGGTCAGGTCATCTTCCGCGACTACATCAACCTCGGAGTCGCTGTGGACACCCCCTCCGGTCTGCTCGTGCCCGTCATCAAAGACGTGGACCGCAAGAGCATCACCGAGATCAGCGTGGAACTCGGCGAAATCGCAGGCAAGGCCCGTGACCGCAAACTCAAACCCGACGAGATGGCCGGAGGAGTGTTCAACATCTCCAACCTCGGAGGCATTGGTGGTTATGGCTTCACCCCCATCGTCAACCCACCAGATGTGGCCATCCTCGGCGTGAGCCGCTCTGCTTTTGAGCCTGTCTGGAACAAGGACAAGGGCGAGTTCGAACCCCGCTTCCTGATGCCCCTCAGCCTCAGTTACGACCACCGCCTGATCGACGGTGCAGATGCCGCACGCTTTGTGCGTTACATCTGTGAGTCTCTTGAAGATCCTTTCCTGATCAGCCTGTAA
- a CDS encoding secondary thiamine-phosphate synthase enzyme YjbQ, translating to MWFQHTLTLPAKTRGFHLITREVLQAIPEISQVKTGMLNVFIQHTSASLTINENASPDVRRDFERYFNRSVPDSTPYFEHDDEGPDDMPAHIKSSQLGASLNIPIQDGRLALGTWQGIYLGEHRERGGSRRLVITAFGQGK from the coding sequence CTGTGGTTCCAACACACCCTCACTCTTCCAGCCAAAACGCGGGGCTTTCACCTGATCACCCGTGAAGTCCTGCAAGCCATTCCCGAAATCAGCCAGGTCAAAACAGGCATGCTGAATGTCTTCATCCAGCACACCTCAGCAAGCCTGACCATCAACGAAAACGCCTCACCAGACGTGAGACGGGATTTCGAACGCTACTTCAATCGGTCTGTCCCAGACAGCACCCCCTATTTCGAACATGATGACGAGGGGCCAGATGACATGCCTGCCCACATCAAAAGCAGTCAGCTTGGAGCCAGCCTGAACATCCCCATTCAGGACGGCAGACTTGCCCTGGGCACCTGGCAGGGCATTTATCTTGGGGAGCACCGCGAACGTGGAGGCTCCAGAAGACTGGTGATCACAGCATTTGGTCAGGGCAAATAA
- the aceE gene encoding pyruvate dehydrogenase (acetyl-transferring), homodimeric type encodes MADVTNARASLPTEQLAKLNSVELQEWLDSLAYVLASAGNERAQEILEELKQFAYFHGVNIHHKQNTPYINTIPPHREPEYPGDMEMERRIMNINRWNSVAMVIRANKKSDGIGGHLSTYASAAELLEVGYNHFFRGHGAGQDRDLIFFQGHSSPGMYARSFLEGRFNEKQMDLFRRELQDEPGLSSYPHPWLMPDYWEFPTVSMGLGPLQAIYQARFMKYLENRGLKDKGNGKVWAFLGDGEMDEPQSIGAIRFAAYENLDNLVFVLNANLQRLDGPVRANSKVIQEFEALFRGAGWNVIKVIWDSNWDRLIQKDKTGALIRRFEQLVDGESQRYAAFGGKELRERFFNTPELKALIEGWSDEDLQSLNRGGHDMKKVYTAYKAATEHKGSPSIIIARTIKGYGLGESAQARNVAHQVKKLDNKSLLGLRDFLGLPLTDEQVEHLEYYNPGPDSPEVRYALERRKTLGGLIPRREVKAKPLNTPSFDFFNEFYAGSNGREVSTTMAFVQVLSKLIRDKEVGQLVIPIIPDEARTFGMDALVPRIGIYSPRGQMYTPVDAGTLMAYKESETGHMLEEGITEDGAMASFIAAGTSYANFGVPTIPFYVYYSMFGMQRIGDLVWAAGDLRCKGFMIGATAGRTTLNGEGLQHEDGNSLLQAYVVPNLKVYDPAFAYEIAVIIEDGLKRMYHDMEDIFYYITVENENYVQAALPDYEPREKVFEGIIKGIYLFKKSGAEKAKHQAQILASGPAILAAQEAQELLKAYDVDASIWSVTSYKELHQDALDVQRYNMLHPTAEPRKSYVAQQLENAPGVLISVSDYVKLTADGLNGHLDRKVWTLGTDGFGRSESREALRDFFEVDAKHIVVQTLYALFKEGKVKGEVVEKAIKDFGINPDSPNPVTR; translated from the coding sequence ATGGCAGATGTTACCAATGCGCGAGCCAGCCTCCCCACTGAGCAGCTCGCGAAACTCAACTCCGTGGAGTTGCAGGAATGGCTGGACTCCCTGGCGTACGTGCTTGCCAGCGCAGGCAATGAGCGTGCCCAGGAGATCCTCGAAGAACTCAAACAATTTGCTTACTTTCATGGCGTGAACATCCACCACAAACAAAACACGCCCTACATCAACACCATCCCCCCGCACCGCGAGCCCGAGTACCCCGGTGACATGGAGATGGAACGCCGCATCATGAACATCAACCGCTGGAACAGCGTCGCGATGGTGATCCGTGCGAACAAGAAGAGTGATGGCATTGGGGGGCACCTGTCCACCTACGCCTCTGCCGCCGAACTGCTGGAAGTCGGGTACAACCACTTCTTCCGTGGTCACGGTGCAGGCCAGGACCGTGACCTGATCTTCTTCCAGGGCCACTCCAGCCCTGGCATGTACGCCCGCAGCTTCCTGGAAGGCCGCTTCAACGAGAAGCAGATGGACCTGTTCCGCCGTGAACTGCAGGACGAACCTGGTCTCTCCAGCTACCCCCACCCCTGGCTGATGCCTGACTACTGGGAGTTCCCCACCGTCAGCATGGGCCTTGGCCCTCTGCAGGCCATCTACCAGGCCCGTTTCATGAAGTACCTGGAAAACCGTGGTCTGAAAGACAAAGGCAACGGCAAAGTCTGGGCCTTCCTGGGCGACGGAGAAATGGACGAACCGCAGTCCATCGGGGCCATCCGTTTCGCTGCCTACGAGAACCTCGACAATCTGGTGTTCGTGCTGAACGCCAACCTCCAGCGTCTGGACGGTCCTGTGCGTGCCAACTCCAAGGTCATTCAGGAGTTTGAGGCCCTGTTCCGTGGTGCAGGCTGGAACGTCATCAAGGTGATCTGGGACAGCAACTGGGACCGCCTGATCCAGAAGGACAAAACAGGAGCCCTGATCCGTCGCTTTGAACAGCTGGTGGACGGTGAATCCCAGCGTTACGCTGCATTCGGTGGCAAAGAGCTGCGAGAGCGTTTCTTCAACACCCCCGAACTGAAAGCATTGATCGAAGGCTGGTCGGATGAGGACCTGCAAAGCCTCAACCGTGGCGGTCACGACATGAAGAAGGTGTACACCGCCTACAAAGCGGCCACCGAGCACAAGGGCTCACCTTCCATCATCATTGCCCGCACCATCAAAGGATACGGCCTCGGTGAAAGTGCCCAGGCCAGAAACGTCGCACACCAGGTCAAGAAGCTCGACAACAAGAGCCTTCTGGGTCTGCGGGACTTCCTGGGTCTGCCCCTCACCGATGAGCAGGTCGAGCACCTCGAATACTACAACCCCGGTCCCGACAGCCCTGAGGTGAGGTACGCCCTGGAGCGCCGCAAGACCCTGGGTGGTCTGATTCCCCGACGTGAAGTGAAGGCCAAACCCCTCAACACCCCCAGCTTTGACTTCTTCAATGAGTTCTACGCTGGTTCCAATGGCCGCGAAGTGTCCACCACCATGGCCTTCGTGCAGGTGTTGAGCAAACTGATCCGCGACAAGGAAGTGGGTCAACTGGTCATCCCCATCATCCCCGACGAGGCCCGCACGTTCGGGATGGACGCTCTGGTGCCCAGGATCGGCATCTACAGCCCCAGAGGCCAGATGTACACCCCCGTGGACGCTGGCACCCTGATGGCCTACAAAGAGTCTGAAACCGGCCACATGCTGGAAGAAGGCATCACCGAAGACGGAGCCATGGCCAGCTTCATTGCAGCAGGCACCTCCTACGCCAACTTTGGTGTGCCCACCATTCCCTTCTATGTGTACTACTCCATGTTCGGGATGCAGCGCATCGGGGACCTGGTGTGGGCTGCCGGAGACCTGCGCTGCAAGGGCTTCATGATCGGGGCCACTGCAGGCCGAACCACCCTGAACGGGGAAGGTCTGCAGCACGAAGACGGCAACAGCCTCCTGCAGGCTTACGTGGTGCCCAACCTGAAAGTCTATGATCCTGCTTTCGCCTATGAAATCGCAGTGATCATTGAAGACGGTCTGAAGCGCATGTACCACGACATGGAAGACATCTTCTACTACATCACCGTGGAAAACGAGAACTACGTGCAGGCTGCCCTGCCCGACTACGAGCCCAGAGAGAAAGTCTTCGAGGGCATCATCAAGGGCATCTACCTGTTCAAGAAGAGCGGCGCAGAGAAGGCCAAACATCAGGCCCAGATTCTGGCCTCCGGTCCAGCGATCCTTGCTGCCCAGGAAGCCCAGGAACTCCTGAAAGCCTACGATGTGGACGCCTCCATCTGGTCTGTGACCAGCTACAAGGAACTGCACCAGGACGCTCTGGACGTTCAGCGTTACAACATGCTGCACCCCACCGCAGAGCCCCGCAAGTCTTATGTGGCCCAGCAACTTGAAAATGCCCCTGGTGTGCTCATCAGCGTGTCTGATTATGTGAAGCTCACGGCCGATGGCCTGAACGGACACCTCGACCGCAAAGTCTGGACCCTGGGCACCGACGGATTTGGTCGCAGTGAGAGCCGCGAAGCGCTCCGTGACTTCTTCGAAGTGGACGCCAAACACATCGTGGTGCAGACCCTCTATGCCCTTTTCAAAGAAGGCAAGGTCAAGGGTGAAGTGGTCGAGAAGGCCATCAAGGACTTCGGCATCAACCCGGACAGCCCCAACCCTGTGACCCGCTAA
- a CDS encoding VOC family protein → MRIHTLTLYTAKLQEMAAFYARLGFSVHQEEHAFSLTAGASTLRFVAREGFSGGYHFAFNAPEHLMQQVFEDLRQKVDLCYIREDQSYFADFQNWNAHALYFLDPDGNIVEYIGRHNLNHQDAENLLPLSISEIGLVTRDVSALIECLKAQVGVDHFRPALADFAPLGTDEGLFIVSRNGRPWYPVGHPAKLLPLVVEVETSGGRFRMEVEEDPLDGQIQQL, encoded by the coding sequence ATGCGCATTCACACCCTCACCCTTTACACCGCAAAGCTGCAGGAGATGGCCGCATTTTATGCCCGTCTGGGATTTTCTGTTCATCAGGAGGAACATGCTTTTTCCCTGACTGCAGGTGCATCCACCTTGCGATTTGTTGCAAGAGAAGGCTTTTCTGGAGGTTATCATTTTGCTTTCAATGCCCCTGAGCACCTCATGCAGCAGGTTTTTGAGGACCTGAGGCAGAAGGTGGATCTGTGCTACATCCGGGAAGACCAGTCTTACTTTGCCGACTTTCAAAACTGGAATGCCCATGCGCTGTATTTTCTGGACCCGGATGGCAACATTGTGGAGTACATCGGACGCCACAACCTGAACCATCAGGATGCTGAAAACTTGCTGCCTTTGTCCATCAGCGAAATTGGGCTGGTGACCCGGGATGTTTCTGCCCTGATTGAGTGCCTGAAGGCACAGGTGGGGGTGGATCATTTCAGACCTGCACTGGCAGATTTTGCTCCGCTTGGAACCGATGAAGGGCTCTTTATTGTGAGCCGAAATGGCAGGCCCTGGTACCCTGTGGGTCATCCCGCAAAGTTGCTTCCCCTGGTGGTGGAGGTGGAAACCTCAGGTGGTCGTTTCAGGATGGAGGTTGAAGAAGATCCGCTTGATGGGCAAATCCAGCAGCTCTGA
- a CDS encoding VWA domain-containing protein, translated as MTQLTQGQRAQLPQFTSSLNLTIGIGIQGAGMTFDVSCFGVDQNDQLSDDRYFVFYNQKSSPEGALKLLGSQQGDLEQFQVDLSRLPSSIRKLVFAVTIDGNGVMSQIQGGHFRILEGGQEKARFNFAGQNFGQEKAVIVAEIYLKDVWRVLALGQGFAGGLSALLKNYGGQEADEPASPPPTPPAPTPPASQPAKPAVNLNKGVILEKKVQEKAPGLVSLVKTVNVILEKKQIADVVVKVVMVMDASGSMTSSYQNGTVQAVVDRVGVVAMRLDDDGALETWFYSDNHKQTPDVTLDSIHNYVKNNVKGAFLQIFKGLGVGNNEPPIMRTLVDRHKNSTQPVLVVFITDGGIYKTEEITRILKDCSHHPIFWQFIGVAGQNYGVLEKLDDLPGRVVDNADFFAVDDLRHISDDQLFERMLNELPAWLRAAKEKGILR; from the coding sequence ATGACTCAACTCACCCAGGGACAACGTGCTCAGTTGCCCCAGTTCACCTCCAGCCTGAACCTCACCATCGGCATTGGGATTCAGGGGGCAGGAATGACCTTTGATGTGTCCTGCTTCGGGGTGGATCAGAATGACCAGCTGTCAGATGACCGCTATTTTGTGTTTTACAACCAGAAAAGCTCTCCAGAAGGTGCCCTCAAACTCCTGGGCAGCCAGCAGGGGGATCTGGAACAGTTTCAGGTGGACCTCTCTCGCCTCCCTTCCAGCATCAGGAAACTGGTTTTTGCTGTCACCATCGATGGCAATGGCGTGATGTCCCAGATTCAGGGGGGCCATTTCCGCATTCTGGAAGGGGGGCAGGAAAAAGCCCGCTTCAACTTTGCAGGGCAGAATTTCGGGCAGGAGAAAGCTGTCATTGTGGCTGAGATCTACCTCAAAGATGTCTGGCGTGTTCTGGCCCTGGGTCAGGGGTTCGCCGGGGGCCTCAGTGCCCTGCTGAAAAATTATGGAGGTCAGGAAGCGGATGAGCCTGCCTCTCCCCCACCCACTCCACCTGCTCCAACCCCTCCTGCATCTCAGCCAGCGAAACCTGCTGTGAACCTCAACAAGGGAGTGATTCTGGAGAAGAAAGTCCAGGAGAAGGCTCCCGGTCTGGTCAGTCTGGTCAAAACCGTCAATGTGATTCTGGAGAAAAAGCAGATCGCAGATGTGGTGGTCAAAGTGGTGATGGTGATGGACGCCTCGGGCAGCATGACCTCGAGTTACCAGAATGGCACCGTGCAGGCCGTGGTGGACCGGGTGGGTGTGGTCGCCATGCGTCTGGACGATGATGGTGCCCTGGAAACCTGGTTCTACTCCGACAACCACAAACAGACTCCAGATGTCACCCTGGACAGCATCCACAATTACGTGAAGAACAACGTCAAAGGGGCTTTTCTGCAGATCTTCAAGGGTCTGGGGGTGGGCAACAACGAACCCCCCATCATGCGCACGCTGGTGGACCGCCACAAGAATTCCACCCAGCCTGTGCTGGTGGTCTTCATCACCGATGGTGGGATCTACAAAACCGAGGAGATCACTCGCATCCTGAAAGACTGCTCCCATCACCCGATCTTCTGGCAGTTCATCGGGGTGGCCGGACAGAATTACGGGGTACTCGAGAAGCTGGATGACCTCCCAGGACGCGTGGTGGACAATGCAGATTTCTTCGCGGTGGATGACCTCAGGCACATCTCGGATGACCAGTTGTTCGAACGGATGCTGAATGAATTGCCTGCATGGCTGAGGGCAGCAAAAGAAAAAGGGATTCTCAGGTAG
- a CDS encoding vWA domain-containing protein — MLKLELLPIKAALPENTPITLDVVLKLTPPEQVKDQKRSRLNVSLVLDRSGSMSGKGIENARKAATECLSHFQDGDRASVVIFDDQIDVLAPSTLITQPSRMQLQQRIRTVTARGSTDLHGGWFKGGFLVSEHYQKAMLNRVMLLSDGQANVGITDRTQINKEVLELSEHGVSTSTFGMGDDYDEDLLMGMAEAGGGNYYYVSDPEGLPAIFEQELKGLESTFGRRVSLGITTHSGVTLDDVLNRYSTVNTGRYKLPNLRYGQASESALRLKVPELQAGQTEVPLITVRVAFDRGEERVVLKQTLKLGVVPAEKYEALPENMAVKEYVTLLEVTLLQEETVVGVAAGSVAYDADQFGQYAAALSALPASPRVQEQIDSLNAVAEQIERGDLQKARKESTFRAFARKKNQQ, encoded by the coding sequence ATGCTGAAACTTGAACTGCTTCCCATCAAAGCTGCCCTGCCCGAAAACACCCCCATCACCCTGGATGTGGTGCTGAAACTGACCCCCCCAGAGCAGGTGAAGGACCAGAAACGCTCCAGACTCAATGTGTCTCTGGTGCTGGACCGAAGTGGGAGCATGTCTGGCAAGGGCATTGAAAATGCCAGAAAAGCTGCCACCGAATGCCTGAGCCACTTTCAGGACGGAGACCGTGCCTCTGTGGTGATCTTTGACGACCAGATTGATGTGCTGGCCCCAAGCACCCTGATCACCCAGCCCAGCAGAATGCAACTGCAGCAACGCATCCGCACCGTGACTGCAAGGGGCAGCACCGACCTCCATGGAGGCTGGTTCAAAGGAGGCTTCCTGGTCAGTGAGCATTACCAGAAAGCCATGCTGAATCGCGTGATGCTGCTGTCAGACGGTCAGGCCAATGTGGGCATCACCGACCGCACCCAGATCAACAAAGAGGTGCTTGAACTTTCCGAACACGGCGTCAGCACCAGCACCTTCGGGATGGGAGATGACTACGACGAGGACCTCCTGATGGGCATGGCTGAAGCAGGTGGAGGCAACTATTACTATGTCAGCGACCCTGAAGGCCTCCCTGCGATTTTTGAGCAGGAACTTAAAGGTCTGGAAAGCACGTTTGGCAGAAGGGTCAGTCTGGGCATCACCACCCACTCAGGTGTGACCTTAGACGACGTGCTGAACAGGTACAGCACGGTCAACACCGGCAGGTACAAACTTCCCAACCTCAGATATGGGCAGGCCTCTGAAAGTGCTCTGAGGCTGAAGGTTCCTGAGTTGCAGGCAGGCCAGACTGAAGTGCCACTGATCACTGTGCGGGTGGCTTTCGACAGGGGAGAGGAGCGGGTGGTGCTGAAGCAAACGCTGAAACTTGGTGTGGTGCCAGCCGAAAAATACGAGGCCCTGCCCGAGAACATGGCGGTCAAAGAATACGTCACGTTGCTGGAAGTCACTCTGTTGCAGGAGGAAACCGTGGTTGGTGTGGCTGCAGGCTCTGTTGCTTACGATGCCGACCAGTTCGGACAGTACGCTGCAGCACTGAGTGCCCTTCCAGCTTCTCCAAGGGTGCAAGAACAGATTGATTCTCTGAATGCCGTGGCAGAACAGATTGAACGTGGAGACCTGCAAAAAGCCCGAAAGGAAAGCACGTTCAGAGCCTTTGCCCGCAAAAAGAACCAGCAGTAG
- a CDS encoding MerR family transcriptional regulator: MVNLQAYRSDSWSLDAFAERVNKLLPEFLPTDKMNTRMQDTVNPRLIRHYTTLGLLDTPDREGREARYTYRHLLQLLLLRKMLAAGFATGIIAPITQEKSIEELEELLLGKEEVERHPMEFFRKRAVAEIEEAPPFPAAPPAASMPAPAPSLPDFLQYGDDRERKKKRKAETYTRVPISEGIELHLSEDFQPIKNTTLLQKILRKIQQALED; this comes from the coding sequence ATGGTGAACCTGCAAGCCTACCGCAGTGACAGCTGGAGCCTGGATGCTTTTGCAGAACGGGTCAACAAACTCCTGCCAGAGTTTCTGCCAACCGACAAGATGAACACCCGCATGCAGGACACGGTGAACCCCAGACTGATCCGCCACTACACCACGCTGGGTCTGCTGGACACCCCCGACCGTGAAGGACGCGAGGCCAGATACACCTACCGCCATCTCTTACAGCTTCTGTTGTTAAGGAAGATGCTGGCCGCGGGTTTCGCCACGGGGATCATCGCTCCCATCACCCAGGAAAAAAGCATTGAAGAACTCGAAGAACTGCTGCTGGGAAAAGAAGAGGTTGAGAGGCATCCAATGGAATTCTTCCGCAAGAGAGCAGTGGCGGAAATCGAAGAAGCGCCCCCCTTTCCTGCAGCACCTCCTGCAGCTTCAATGCCTGCACCTGCACCCAGCCTTCCAGACTTTCTGCAGTATGGCGATGACAGAGAACGCAAGAAAAAACGCAAAGCAGAAACCTACACCAGGGTGCCCATCTCTGAGGGCATCGAACTTCACCTCTCTGAAGATTTTCAACCCATCAAAAATACAACCCTCCTCCAGAAGATCCTCAGAAAAATCCAGCAGGCGTTAGAAGACTGA